The DNA segment CTTCATCCTCTGTGCCAAGAGCGAACTTAAAAAATATATCGTTATCATATTTCAGTCGTTCCTGCACCTCTACCTTCATTTCTTTATTCTCTGTTACATCTTTTGTAAGCATATTCTTCACATCCTTTCGTATACAGTCTTATGCTTTACACTACTACATACGTAAAGAAAATGTAAAATTCCTAAAAAATCAGAAAAATTCTTTATATTTTCATAATTTATATTATCAAGTGATGTTATTGGCCATTAAAAATACATCTGCTCGATTCTTTTACCAGACTGTTAACCAAGTCATTCATTTATGTGTTATGAAATTAAAGCTGTTTCCTATACAACAATGAACAATAATCTGTACGGATAAGCAATTGATTTTATTTTGTAAAAACACTTGGAATGCGCTTTCATGTGTGCTATACTATGGTTGTAAAGTGGTATAGACCACTAAAAACACGATATTTAAAGGAGATATGGCGTATGGAAGATACAGTAAAGCTGAAATGGTATTTTCGACTGTTTTCAAAATTAGACAATGAGGCATGTAATGTAGACATGACAAACCGTGCTGTGGCATGGTTGATTGACTGGGTGGCAGGCTCTTTGATAACTGCATTTCCTACGGTTGTTCTATATATGGCACTGACAAAGACGCAAACAGTGAATCAAAATCTGCTGGCATTTGATCAACCGTATGGCTGGGTGGCAGGTATGCTCAGTCTTCTGTTTTGTATAGCCTATTACGTTGTTTATCCTTACCGCCACAAGGGTCAGACCTGCGGTAAAAAGTTTATGGATATGAAAATTGTGAAGCGTGATGGAAGTGATGTCGATTTCAAGTCTCTATGCAAGCGACAGATTCTTGGATGTATCATACTGGAAGGCTGCCTGATTCCAGGTGGCAGCTATGTATGTCAGCTACTGTCACTTGCTGCAGGATACGATTTAACTCTTGTTCTGGGAATTGCAAGTGCTGTTATTTGCTTCCTCTCTATTTATATCGCAATGAAAAAGCAATCCCGTAGGATGCTGCATGATTATCTGGCAGATACCAAGGTTGTAGCAATAGAAAATTGTAAATAAAAAATCTGATGTTTTTCAGACTTTCTGAATATCAGATTTTTTTCTTTCGGTTTTTGCGCTTATCCTCATACATGGCCTGATCCGCAAGCTCTAGCAATTCATCAATTCCTTTTTCATGCCTGCTGTTGCTGGCATAGCCCTTTGCTATGGTTAATGGATACTCTGCCGTTTTGTTATACTCTTCCAGCTTCTGATCGAGCAAAGCATATAAAGCCTGCGGAGATGTAAAATTCCGTTCACTAATAACAAGAAATTCATCACCGCCAATTCGGTACAATTGACCGATATCGTGAAACACAGTATGAAGCAGCTCTGCAGCCCTTTGTATGATATCATCTCCTGCCTGATGACCATAGGTATCATTGGTATGCTTCAGATTATTGATATCAAACATAAAGACTGTCATAGATGCATCGCTTCCAGTATCCGCTATCCGATTTCGCACCTGCTCAAAAGCAGATCGATTCCGTACCTTTGTCATGGCATCTGTATAAGCAAGCTGCCGGTAAAACTGAAGCTGTTCCTGTTCCTGCGAAACCAAATAGATCTTGTGAAAGGAGAAGCAGCTCAGCATGACAATAAATAAGAGTAAGCCGATACGGAAGAACATATTATAATTACTCATCGGATTTATATAAAATACGATAAGGGCAATGGTGGAGAAAAGGGACAGAATAAAAAAAGCTAATAAAATATTACGTGCATAATCAGTTTTATACAGCCGGACTTCTCGGAAGAGTACATATAATATAGCCACAATACTAATAATCATGAGAATATGCGTTACAGACAGCATCTGAATAAAATCCAAAACACCTATCTGCTGCAGGATACACTGTAGGATGATATTACCCAAAAGTACAAGCTGAAGTACATACAGCAAGGGATGCGGCTGTTTTAATGCATCATTGATAAAGGTAAGCAGAGGAATTGGCATCAGCATAAAACTGCAAAAGGAAAGCAGGACGATTCGCAGACTCCCACTTATATAAATCTGTAATACGGGAGAATCACTGAGCAGCCATATAGCGGTCAGAAAGATAAAGATAACAAGAGAATACAGGGATGTTTTGGATAACCAGAAGCTCCTGTTTTTAAGCCATATAATTAGCAATAGCATAACCGCAACCAGCAGGAACAGAGAAATTACTGTCAGCACCACCCCAGCATTTTGGCGCAGGATATGATAAGAAAAGGAGGATGCAGATACAAGCATGGGATATTCTATTTCAGAAGTAAGCTTTGCATAATTGTTTTTAAAGTTCAGTGTCAGTTCTTTACGGCTATCCGCAGGCGTCAGAGGTAATCGCACAAATACATTACCAAGGAGTGAAGTATTATCAGAAGAAAAGCCGTAATCCAGGCGGACATCCTGATCGATAAGGATTTGTACACCGCGATAACTATTACGGATCACAAGCAGTGTATCCTTGGTAATGGCAGGCAGCGTTAATTTTCTTGTAAAATACTTTTGATTTACATCACGGCTTGGAATGCTCTGATCATTTCCGTTTTTCCATCCGTTATTTAAAATCTCTATATCTGTGGAATTTGAGGCGATCGCAGCGGCAGGCGGCGTATTCTGAGGTAAAATTACAGATGCTATAAGAAACAGTCCCAATATCCATAAGAAGATGTAGAGGTAAGGCTGTTTTATCTTTTTCATCTGTCCACATCCTTTCAAACGTAATAATCTTACCATATTTTTTATGAACATGATATCTCTTTTAAAAATTACAAATTCAGATTGACACCTTTTGTTAACTGTGGTAAACTTCTATCCGATAAGTTAAATTAGGCTAACAAGGAGGCACTATGATTGATAAACGACTATTGAAAGAAATGCCGGAAACAAAACCATATATCATAAAGCAGGTAGGGATGCAGTGGATTTCACTGTTATGCAATATTGTCTTTGTGGCACTTATGGCATATGTCCTTGACGGTGTATACAAAAAGACTGTTACTGTACAGGATTTATTTTTGACAACAGGGGGAGTCATTATCTGTATCGCTGTCAGAGCAATATGTGTACGCAAGGCAAGCATATATTCTCATGAGGCATCCTGTCATGTACGGGAGCACTTGCGTATGCGTCTGTTCACAAAGCTGCTGGAAATGAAAAACAGCTATACCAAATGTGCACCGACCAGTGAGCTCATACAATTGAGTGTGGAAGGAATTGATCAGCTTGAGATTTATTTTGGAAGATATCTACCCCAGTTTTTCTACAGTATGCTGGCACCGGTATCCTTATTCCTGATTCTTGTATGGATGGATGTAAAAAGTGCAGTAGTACTAATTGTCTGTGTACCCCTGATTCCTATGTCAATCATAGCTGTTCAGAAATTCGCAAAGAGGCTGCTGTCTAAATACTGGAGCAGTTATACCACGCTGGGAGACAGCTTTTTGGAAAACCTGCAGGGTCTTACCACCTTGAAAATTTATCAGGCTGATGAATGGAAGCAGCAGGAAATGAATAAGGAAGCGGAGAATTTTCGAAAAATTACGATGAAGGTACTAACGATGCAGCTAAACTCTGTAAGTGTTATGGATCTGATTGCCTATGGAGGGGCAGCACTGGGAAGTATTGTAGCGATTATCAGCTTCCAGCAGGGAAGTCTTTCCCTGTTTCAGGTGATTTGCATTGTACTTTTATCCTCGGAATTTTTTATACCACTGCGTCTGCTTGGTTCCTTCTTTCACATAGCGATGAATGGTATTGCGGCCAGCGATAAGATTTTCCGAATACTGGATCAGCCTGTAGAACGTGTTGATAAGAAACAGTGGAAGCATGACGCTATGCACATACAGCTGCGCGATGTCAGCTTTTCCTATGATGATGAACGCTCTATCCTGCATCATATATATATGCAGCTAAAGCCGGGGCAGTTTACTGCAATCGTAGGAGAAAGCGGCTCCGGTAAGAGTACGATTGCCAAACTGATTGCCGGACTGGAAAAGAATTACCATGGGCAGCTGCTGATTGATGGGATGCAACGAAATGAGATTGATGATGATGCCTTTTATCAATCCTTCCTCTATGTCAGTCATCAGCCGTTTATCTTTAAGGGCAGTGTCCGCGAGAATTTGAGTATTGCTTCAGAGAATGTAACGGAAGCGGATATGATTGCGGCTCTGCAGAAGGTTCAGCTATATGCCTTTATTGTGGAGCAGGGCGGTCTGGATATGGAGCTTATGGAACAGGGCAATAATCTGTCTGGTGGTCAGAAGCAGCGTTTATCCATAGCACGTGCGCTTTTGGCAAATCGAGATGTATATATTTTCGATGAGGCTGCGAGCAATATCGATGCGGATAGCGAGGATGCAATCGTATCCGTCATTCATAAGCTGGCAGAAACAAAAACGGTTCTTATGATTACGCACCGCTTAAAAAGCATTGCAGATTGTGATCAGATTTATGTCCTTGATAAGGGCATGTGCAGAGAGCACGGTACTCACGAAGCCCTGCTGAAAATGAAAGGGATCTATACCCGGATGTATGAAAAACAGCAGGAGCTGGAGGCAATGGAAGGAGGAGTAAACCATGGATAAGATGGGAAATATACGTTTGATGCTTCGCATGAGCCTACTTGTTAAGCCGCTGGCTCCCTATATGCTTCTGGCAGTATTCCTTGGTGTGACGGGATTTCTGTGTGCGATTTATATACCGTATTTCAGTGCATTGTTAATCAGCCATATCGCTATACAGGCTCCTGATTTTCCGGTTACCGTTTTCTTTGTTATGATGCTTGTTCTGGCTGTTCTGCGCGGTATTCTGCATTATGGAGAGCAGGCTTGCAATCATTACATTGCCTTCAAACTGCTTGCGATTTTACGTGACAAGGTGTTTACAGCACTGCGCCGGCTTGCACCTGCGAAGCTGGAGGGCAGAGATAAGGGAAATCTGATTTATCTGATTACCAGTGATATCGAAGCGCTGGAGGTGTTTTATGCACATACGATATCACCAGTACTTATCGCCGTTTTCACCTGTAGTATTCTGCTGATTGAATTTGCGAAAATGCATCTGCTGTTTTTCTTCATCGCATTATCTGCTTACCTGTTCTGTGGTGTTGTACTTCCTGTCATTATCACAAAGCTGGGAAAACAGGAGGGTACGCAGTCCAGAGAGGGCTTTGGAAGCCTGAGCAGCTATGTTCTGGAATCTTTACGCGGTATGCAGGATGTGCTGCAATACCGTATGGGAACCAAACGGCTGCAGACCATGCAGGAAAAAAGTGAGGAGCTTCATGCAGTACAGAAACGGCTGAAGCTTCATGAGGGCACTTCCACTGTTCTGGGAAATATCGCAGTGAGTGTGTTCACCTTGCTCATGCTGATATGTGGGAGTCTACTGTATATGCAGGAAACGGTAAGCTTTACAACTGTTCTTATGAGCAGTGTTCTCATGGTATCCAGCTTTGGGCCTGTGCTGGCTCTTGCAAGTCTGTCAAATAATCTGTTACTTACCATGGCAAGTGCAAGACGTGTGTTACAGCTGTTGGATGAAAAAGAGGAGGTAAAGGATATTAGTGGTAAGGCTGCTGTAATAAATGGTGATATCGAGGTGCGTGATCTAAGCTTTGCGTATGAAGATGAAGCTGTGCTCAATCATATTCAGGCGGTGTTTAAAAAAGGACAGATCACAGGGATCCATGGAAAAAGCGGATCCGGGAAATCCACCTTGCTGAAGCTGATTATGCGCTTTTGGAATGCCCGGGAAAACTGCATCTTTATCAATGGCACCGCTCTTGAGAATATCAATACTGCTAATTTAAGAGATATGCAAAGCTTAGTAACACAGGAGACCGTGCTGTTTCATGATACGATATTCAATAATATACGGATTGGCCGCCTAAATGCTTCGGTCAATGAGGTGGAGGAGGCATGTCGCAAAGCGGGAATTCATGATTTTATTATGTCACTTCCCAAGGATTATGCTACACCGGTTGCGGAGCTTGGTGATTCCCTCTCCGGGGGAGAGCGACAGCGAATTGCGCTTGCCAGGGCATTTCTGCACGATTGTGATTGTATTCTGCTGGATGAGCCGACAAGCAATCTGGATGCATTAAATGAAGCGATAATTTTAAAAAGTATACGTGAACAGAAGGATAAAACAATTATACTGGTATCTCACAGACCTGGTACCATGCAAATTGCGGATACGGTACTGTCTGTGGAATCCGGAAGAGTCTGCTGATGGACGCAGCTGCGAAAAGAGAAAAGGAAAAGCGTGTGATTCAGGAAATGATAACCTTGTATTGCAGAAAACAACATCATGAGCTGCAACTTTGCAAGGAATGTAATTCCCTTCTGCAATATGCAAAGCAGCGAATCGACTGCTGTCCCTTCATAGAGAGTAAAACCTTTTGCAGTAATTGCAGGGTTCACTGCTACCGTAAGGAACAGCGTGAACAGATTCGTCAAATCATGCGTTACAGCGGCCCGCGAATGCTGCTGCACAGACCTGTTATGGTGCTGCAGCATATGTGGCTGTCACGTAAGGAAAAAAAGTATAAAAATAAATGTAGTAATTAAAAGGTATGGTAAATGCATTTATGAAAGTTTAGTACCCGCGCTAAGAGCGGGGGAATGGAGAAGCATATGAAATTTATTTATTTTATCATTGGTGCAGGTTCTATGGTGCTGGGAGCTGTTGGAGTCATCCTGCCGGTTTTGCCAACGACGCCGTTTTTACTTCTCTCTGCCTGGTGTTTTGCGAAAAGCTCACAAAGGTTTCATAACTGGTTTATTTCTACACGTTTATATAAAAATCACCTGGATTCCTTTGTCAGAGAGCGTTCTATGACCCTGAAAACAAAGATTTCACTTTTGGCATTTGCAAGCTCTATGCTGCTTTTGGCCATGTACTTTATGAATTCGATATGGCTGCGCTTGTTTCTGTTTGCACTCATGCTGTTTAAATATTATTATTTTCTATTCAAAATCAAAACAATCTCTGTATAAGCATGCGGATTGTCCATAGGAAAAGGGTATGCATTGCATACCCGTTGTACTGCTTTGGTAAAGGATAAGGTTAATGACCCTTGTGCTTTGCCTTTTTTTTCAGTTGATGCAGACGAAACGCTTCTTTCTGAGCTTCCTTCTTATCCTTTCTTCTCTGTGTTTTCCTTACAGCATGCTCTTCCTGCTGCTTTTTTTTCGCAAGCTGAGCCTTCGTACAGGGAATGCAGCTCGCCATGGATTTACGTGCCTCACGCTGGCTGCGCTTCGGATTCTTATGTGCTGCTTTTTTTGTTACTGCCTCCACAGCTTCATGGAAGCACAGCTCATACCAGTTCTGTATGACCCAGTCATAGACTAGCTGCTCACTGGGCTCACTTCCAAACACTACGCGCTTCAGGTAAGAGAACGGATCCTCACGGTATTCAAACAAGGCGATCCAGAAAGGGTCTTCAAAAAAGACAGTAATACTGAGTGACGTCTGATTCATAATGATTCCTCCTTATAGACTGCTCTGGAATCGGACAACCAAGGAGGCAGGTTACTGACAATTTTCATTGCGTCTGGACTACCAACCAGACCGTGTTTTTATTCCAGTAATTCCATAGTAACAGGACGCTTATCTTCTGTCAATCATAGGTGAACAGGATTATAAAGAAGTGAAAACAAAAGGGTGTCGATACGTCTATTTTTGCATAGCACAGGACATCTGAATAAGTTGGAATCGCATATGTAAATAAGCTGTTATATATGATATTACCATATATATGCAGGTTCTTCGTTTACCAGCATTGCATGAATAAGCTCCTCAGCTGTAAACGTTTTTAATCCCTGATATACAGCATCCTGAACCGGAGGGTAGGGGTCCAGTATATAATAAGAGGTGATGCGGTTATGCTCTTTTTGATAGCCATGTACAAGAACCATGTGGTTTGCCTGCGGCAAAGAAGGATATAGCGCATGAAGATCCACAGCTGCAAACACAGGATAACCGTCTTTTATATTTTGTTCACAGCGTTGTGCAAATACCTGCGCAGTTTTCTCTGCATCATCCGTAGCCTTCATCGTCTGAACACGGTATCCTTCCTCTGTCGCAGTGGGAATCGTATCCTTGTGAAACAGGTATGTATTCAGTACAACTGCCATATCTGCATACTCTGTTCCGGTAACAGGGTCTGTATGAAGCTGCTGTGCCAATTCACTTTGCGAAAGATTGACTGCATGATAGCGCAGGGTCATCTGAATACAGGCAGGAACACAGTAATAATTGTTTTCCTGTACACTTTGTATTATCGCAAGCTTTTCTTGCTGGATAGTATCCGTAGCTAAATTTGTATCCTCCTGCTTGTGCTCTGTACTATTTTCATCCGTGGAGATATCCTGCGGCGTTTGTGATGAAGGCTCTGGAATGCTTGTCAACTGCTGTCTGTTACTTGCTATTCCCTGGGAAAGAAATCCCAAAGATGCAGTCTGAAAATGCTGCTTCCATAACGTGTATCCCAACAGAGCTACAGCGAGGCTGATCAATATGATAAGAAGTATGACTTTTTTCTGTTTCATGATGCGTCGATCTCCTTTCAATTACTATACGAAGCAGTGGCAGTATATATTTCATAATACCGTGAAATAATTAAAGAACTCTGATGATTAGAAGTATATTACATAGATGCTTGTAATTGCATTCTGTTTTTTTCCATCATCATAAACAAAAAGAACCTCAGCAATCGCTAAGGACTCTTTCTTTAAATTACGGCTTCGAATTGCGGCTTGATTTTGCGCTTCATAATGAAAAAGGAGATTACAAGCAGCAGATATGTGATATCAAAGTTCGCATATTTTGCAGGTGTTACGATTTTAATGAATACACAGGCAGCGATTGCTATGATATCCATACGCATATAAAAGCTGCCAAAGTGATAGCGGTTTATAATTCTTCTGCGAATCATGAAATTTTTAAAAGCGATCCCACCCGCAACGCAGGCAACGATAACATCGACCAGGTAATTCACAATGAATTTCTGATCAATCAGATTCTTGAAGAAAAATAATACGATACAGAGGGAGAACACGTACCAGATACTGCTGATTTGCATCTTCTCGTAATCCTGATTACGGATTTTCCGTTTCATATCCTTATACAGAGTGCCTCGTGACAGCTTCGCCGTATATTCCTTTAGATCCTTGGGAATAACAAGCGTCGCTTTCTTCCTGTTTTTCATGCCCTCCAGACATTGCTCAAGTGCTGTATTCACAATGATATTGATATCCGCATCGGGCTTGCCGCTGTCCAGTGCGTAATCATAAAAACGATGGAACTCCTTCAGATAATCTTCATCCAGCTTTTTCATCAGATAGAGATTATCAATATGAACTTTTTTCCGGTTTTCCTGTTGTTTCATGAAGCCTATGCGACCTCGATTGTTTCACTGTCTGTGATGTGAAGGTTGCTTGTATAGAAGGTTGTCAGTGCACGAATCATGTAGGCACTGTCCTTTATACCTGCAGTTTCGTAGGAGGAATGCATAGCAAGCTGTGCAAGACCGATATCTACGGTGTGCATGGATACCTTCTGACTGGACAGATTTCCAAGTGTGCTGCCTCCTGCTGCATCACTGCGATTTGCAAAATGCTGTACCGGAACACCCGCCTTTTCACAAATACCTGCAAATACCGCTGAGCTGATGGCATCGGTTGTGTATTTCTGATTGGCACTGAATTTTACAACGATTCCTTTATTCAGATATGTGCAGTTGGTATCGTCTGTTTTTTCAGGATGGTTCGGATGAACAGCGTGAGCATTATCACAGGAAACCATGAAGCTTTTCGCAACGGCACGATAGTAATCTTCCTTTGTAAAGCCCAGATTGTCATTGATTCTCTGTAAAACATCATACAGGAAGGTGGAGCAGGCCCCCTGTTTAGTACCGGAGCCGACTTCCTCATTGTCAAAGCAGGCAAATACATTGATTGCTTTTTCATTCGTTCCTGCCAGCAGGGCTTTCAGTGAAGTGAATGCACATTGCAGGTCATCCAGCTTACCGGATGAGATAAATTCTTCCTTTGCACCCCAGATGCTTGGAGCCATACGGTTATACAAATATAAATCTGTTCCAAAAATCTGTTCCTTTGCACATCCCAGCTCATCCGCAATCAACTGTGCATAATCACCTTCACTGCATTCACCTGCGGAGAACAGCGGCAGCATATCCACCTGATTGTTATATTTCATTCCATTGTTTACATCTCGGTTCATATGAATGGCAACGTTTGGAATCAAAAGCAGGTCGCGGTCAAAGCTCAACAGTTTGCTTGTAAAGGTATTTCCATCCTTCACAAGAACACGTCCTGCCAGAGACAGCGGACGATCCATCCATGTAGAACAAAGCATTCCGCCATAGCCTTCTGTATTTAATTGTAAGTAACCGCCTTTTCCTTTTAATTCCGCATGTTCTTTTACCTTGAAGGTTGGAGAGTCAGAATGAGAGGAGGTTACCTGAAAATGGTAATCTTCCAGTGTATTACCAATTTGAAAAGCAAGTATGCTGGATCCGTTTCTGGTCGTAAAGTATTTCCCGCCCTTGTTCAGTGACCATGCTTCACATTCACGTAATTCTGTATAGCCATTTTCCAGCAGCATATGTTTCATAGTATCCACAGCATGGAAGCAGCTGGGACTTTTTTGAATAAATGTCAGTAATTCCTTTGCAATATCCTTATACATAGTAGCATTATCCTCCTGTAATCTATTTATTAGTGATGTGCCCTATAGGGAATATCACCTATCGGCAATGTATCCTGCGGGCAATGTACCCTGCGGGTAAGGTGCCCTGCGGGTAAGGTGCCCTGCGGGTAAGGTGCCCTGCGGGCATATCTATAGTATAACACAATTTAGTGAAACAATAGTAAGAAAGACAAGACCTCATGATCTTGTCTTATCGTTTAGGAAGCTCTTTCGTTTTGCTTGATAACCGGTAATATCATACCAAGTGCAGTAAGCACAACCGGCGTGATGATATTCAATGCGGTTGTGAATATATCTCCCGGTGTATACATACCGAAAATACAACAGAATGCTGTCAAAGCAAAGCACCAGATACCAAAGGTCATTGCAATTCCCTGATTTTTCACAAAGCGGTATTCCGGATGGAACTTGTTTCGTGCCATACGCAGAGCTATATAAGCGGCAAATACCCACAGGTAACGCATTGGCATGGTAACAGAATTCAGCTTATTCAACTGTGCCAGAACGCTGGCAGCACCAGGTACAAAG comes from the Erysipelotrichaceae bacterium 66202529 genome and includes:
- a CDS encoding RDD family protein → MEDTVKLKWYFRLFSKLDNEACNVDMTNRAVAWLIDWVAGSLITAFPTVVLYMALTKTQTVNQNLLAFDQPYGWVAGMLSLLFCIAYYVVYPYRHKGQTCGKKFMDMKIVKRDGSDVDFKSLCKRQILGCIILEGCLIPGGSYVCQLLSLAAGYDLTLVLGIASAVICFLSIYIAMKKQSRRMLHDYLADTKVVAIENCK
- a CDS encoding ATP-binding cassette domain-containing protein encodes the protein MDKMGNIRLMLRMSLLVKPLAPYMLLAVFLGVTGFLCAIYIPYFSALLISHIAIQAPDFPVTVFFVMMLVLAVLRGILHYGEQACNHYIAFKLLAILRDKVFTALRRLAPAKLEGRDKGNLIYLITSDIEALEVFYAHTISPVLIAVFTCSILLIEFAKMHLLFFFIALSAYLFCGVVLPVIITKLGKQEGTQSREGFGSLSSYVLESLRGMQDVLQYRMGTKRLQTMQEKSEELHAVQKRLKLHEGTSTVLGNIAVSVFTLLMLICGSLLYMQETVSFTTVLMSSVLMVSSFGPVLALASLSNNLLLTMASARRVLQLLDEKEEVKDISGKAAVINGDIEVRDLSFAYEDEAVLNHIQAVFKKGQITGIHGKSGSGKSTLLKLIMRFWNARENCIFINGTALENINTANLRDMQSLVTQETVLFHDTIFNNIRIGRLNASVNEVEEACRKAGIHDFIMSLPKDYATPVAELGDSLSGGERQRIALARAFLHDCDCILLDEPTSNLDALNEAIILKSIREQKDKTIILVSHRPGTMQIADTVLSVESGRVC
- a CDS encoding transporter, whose amino-acid sequence is MKQQENRKKVHIDNLYLMKKLDEDYLKEFHRFYDYALDSGKPDADINIIVNTALEQCLEGMKNRKKATLVIPKDLKEYTAKLSRGTLYKDMKRKIRNQDYEKMQISSIWYVFSLCIVLFFFKNLIDQKFIVNYLVDVIVACVAGGIAFKNFMIRRRIINRYHFGSFYMRMDIIAIAACVFIKIVTPAKYANFDITYLLLVISFFIMKRKIKPQFEAVI
- a CDS encoding DUF2992 family protein, giving the protein MNQTSLSITVFFEDPFWIALFEYREDPFSYLKRVVFGSEPSEQLVYDWVIQNWYELCFHEAVEAVTKKAAHKNPKRSQREARKSMASCIPCTKAQLAKKKQQEEHAVRKTQRRKDKKEAQKEAFRLHQLKKKAKHKGH
- a CDS encoding DUF454 family protein, whose protein sequence is MKFIYFIIGAGSMVLGAVGVILPVLPTTPFLLLSAWCFAKSSQRFHNWFISTRLYKNHLDSFVRERSMTLKTKISLLAFASSMLLLAMYFMNSIWLRLFLFALMLFKYYYFLFKIKTISV
- a CDS encoding M18 family aminopeptidase, whose translation is MYKDIAKELLTFIQKSPSCFHAVDTMKHMLLENGYTELRECEAWSLNKGGKYFTTRNGSSILAFQIGNTLEDYHFQVTSSHSDSPTFKVKEHAELKGKGGYLQLNTEGYGGMLCSTWMDRPLSLAGRVLVKDGNTFTSKLLSFDRDLLLIPNVAIHMNRDVNNGMKYNNQVDMLPLFSAGECSEGDYAQLIADELGCAKEQIFGTDLYLYNRMAPSIWGAKEEFISSGKLDDLQCAFTSLKALLAGTNEKAINVFACFDNEEVGSGTKQGACSTFLYDVLQRINDNLGFTKEDYYRAVAKSFMVSCDNAHAVHPNHPEKTDDTNCTYLNKGIVVKFSANQKYTTDAISSAVFAGICEKAGVPVQHFANRSDAAGGSTLGNLSSQKVSMHTVDIGLAQLAMHSSYETAGIKDSAYMIRALTTFYTSNLHITDSETIEVA
- a CDS encoding nitrous oxide-stimulated promoter family protein, which gives rise to MDAAAKREKEKRVIQEMITLYCRKQHHELQLCKECNSLLQYAKQRIDCCPFIESKTFCSNCRVHCYRKEQREQIRQIMRYSGPRMLLHRPVMVLQHMWLSRKEKKYKNKCSN
- a CDS encoding ATP-binding cassette domain-containing protein, producing the protein MIDKRLLKEMPETKPYIIKQVGMQWISLLCNIVFVALMAYVLDGVYKKTVTVQDLFLTTGGVIICIAVRAICVRKASIYSHEASCHVREHLRMRLFTKLLEMKNSYTKCAPTSELIQLSVEGIDQLEIYFGRYLPQFFYSMLAPVSLFLILVWMDVKSAVVLIVCVPLIPMSIIAVQKFAKRLLSKYWSSYTTLGDSFLENLQGLTTLKIYQADEWKQQEMNKEAENFRKITMKVLTMQLNSVSVMDLIAYGGAALGSIVAIISFQQGSLSLFQVICIVLLSSEFFIPLRLLGSFFHIAMNGIAASDKIFRILDQPVERVDKKQWKHDAMHIQLRDVSFSYDDERSILHHIYMQLKPGQFTAIVGESGSGKSTIAKLIAGLEKNYHGQLLIDGMQRNEIDDDAFYQSFLYVSHQPFIFKGSVRENLSIASENVTEADMIAALQKVQLYAFIVEQGGLDMELMEQGNNLSGGQKQRLSIARALLANRDVYIFDEAASNIDADSEDAIVSVIHKLAETKTVLMITHRLKSIADCDQIYVLDKGMCREHGTHEALLKMKGIYTRMYEKQQELEAMEGGVNHG
- a CDS encoding diguanylate cyclase, whose protein sequence is MKKIKQPYLYIFLWILGLFLIASVILPQNTPPAAAIASNSTDIEILNNGWKNGNDQSIPSRDVNQKYFTRKLTLPAITKDTLLVIRNSYRGVQILIDQDVRLDYGFSSDNTSLLGNVFVRLPLTPADSRKELTLNFKNNYAKLTSEIEYPMLVSASSFSYHILRQNAGVVLTVISLFLLVAVMLLLIIWLKNRSFWLSKTSLYSLVIFIFLTAIWLLSDSPVLQIYISGSLRIVLLSFCSFMLMPIPLLTFINDALKQPHPLLYVLQLVLLGNIILQCILQQIGVLDFIQMLSVTHILMIISIVAILYVLFREVRLYKTDYARNILLAFFILSLFSTIALIVFYINPMSNYNMFFRIGLLLFIVMLSCFSFHKIYLVSQEQEQLQFYRQLAYTDAMTKVRNRSAFEQVRNRIADTGSDASMTVFMFDINNLKHTNDTYGHQAGDDIIQRAAELLHTVFHDIGQLYRIGGDEFLVISERNFTSPQALYALLDQKLEEYNKTAEYPLTIAKGYASNSRHEKGIDELLELADQAMYEDKRKNRKKKI